Genomic DNA from Sporosarcina sp. ANT_H38:
AAAATGATTGTGTTTATTTAATACGCTATTGCATTGATTGATGAGTATTTTACAAATCCACGTATTGAAGTACGCATCATTTTTCAGCGTATGTAATCTTTCATAAGCTGATAGAATCTCTTCCTGCATCGCATCAGCAACATCCTCATCATTAGTTAACATCCTGCTAGCCATTCTGTACAAGACATCCTCGTATTGCTGTACGAGCGCAACAAATGCCTCTCCATCTCCCTTTTTAGCCTTCTTGAGCAAGACTTTTACTGATTCCATGTAGGCACCTCCTTTCTTATTCCTTATTTGCTATTCAATAGATTAGATAAGGAATGCATCCGATTAGTTGCATTGGGAAATTATTTTCTCTTAAATTGTTTGTCTACAAACATATTGGTCAATCAATAAAAGCACCTCACCCAACTGGTGAAGTGCTTTAGTTTCTTCCTTATTTTATCATGCCTAGCATTTCTTACGATACGATATCTCTCTTTTTCTCGCGCTTCCAAAGGTAATTGATAAAGAGTACACTTACGACAACCATCGTATTATACGCTGTCGGAGCCAGCCATTGTGGATTCCAAATCAAAATGAAATACTTGATCAATGGTCTCATTCCAAAAATGAGCATCCCAATAATGAATGGGATTTGAATGCCAATCAAGGCCATCGTATTCGGAACAATACTTGAGAAAGACATGGCCAATAATCCAAATACAAAACCTACTACATAAATTGCAGCCACAGTAAGCCATATATACTGGTAAAATGTCGGGTCGTACCAGGATTCGTTTCCGATAAATGTATTCATCCCTATGTCAAAATACATAGATGTTTTATTCAATGAATAGATACTGAAATAGACAGTAAGCAAAGAGGTAATGACAATAAAAGTAGCCACTAATCCAGCAAGAATTTTCGTCTTATAGAGATTCCGTCCTTTTTTAGACGTGTATTGCAAGGCAAGCAGCTGTCTCGAACGGTCCCTCAAAATCATCGGTGATATTACCAATACGACACTGAACAGGATAGCGATTGCCACATTCGTAATGAATTCTCTAAAGTTTTCAATCGCTACTGATGGATACACTCCATATTTTTCGGCAGCAATCAATTCCTTATAACGCTTTTCTTGTTTGGCATTATCAAAGCCTGGAAGTACTTCCTTCATTTCATAAAACTCGATTAATCTCTCTCTTTCTTGAAGTTCCCAGAATGTATCGACCTTGTCCTCGTGATACACATTATTGCGAAGTTGGTACACTTCTTCTGACGAACTCCCCCAGTCATACGTATTAAATTTTTCATATGAATCAATGCCTGCATCCACAAATCCTTTCAAGGGCTGTAGGTATTGGTCAGCTTCCTTCACCTGTAAATCGTATACTTCCTTAAAATCAAGAAATTCCTCATCATCCATCTGTGTTCCATATTTATCGATCATTTCGACCCCAATATCGTACGAATATATCCCACTTCCATTCGGGAAATACTCAATATAAAATTCGATCCGCAAAAAAAAGACTACGCTATTGACGAGAACAAGTAAAAACATCATTTTCCATGTCAAGATTTTCTTTAATTCATTCCACAAAATCCGCATTACCTTCTCCCCTTAATGGATATCCATTTTGTTGAACCATTTCAATGAAAAAACACAAAGAACAATCGTGATAATCGTCCAACATACGGCGGTCATCCATTCAAAGTTCTTGAACATGAAGAGACCGCTGCTTCCCATGAACGATGCAGGTATATTCATCACAAGTATCGATAAATTATATCCTGTGATGAATAGCAGATTTGAAGAAGTTGGCATGAAGCCGGGTATAAGTAACGCAAGGACAAAAAAAATAGCCATTAGTATAGAGGTGACATAGCTGTTTTTCACAAGCGTTGTCAATGCAAACGTCAGACCCGAAAATAACAACATGGTGATGTACACAATGACAACCACCCCAGCTAAAAAAAAGCCTATTGACAAATCCCACCAAGCAACATGCGGAAAATTATACTCCCAATTGAACGCACTACTAATAGAGCTTCCCCATAAGTTTGTATAATCGAAAACCGTGAAATAAATGCTAAGTGTGATGACCAGAATAAATGTCGTGAGCAACGCCGCCGTCAAGACTGAAGCGCCAAGCTTGTCCTTCATTAAGCGCCTACCCCTCGGTGTGCCATATGTAACAAGATGCGTTCTATTTTCAAATTCGTAATTCGTAATAAGTACAGTTGATAGGATAATTAACATCAACGCTTCTATGATAATATGCAGGAATACAGTTTTAAAAAGAAATTTGTGCATGAAATACGCATTCCCTGCAAAAAACCACTCTTTATGCTCCTCGTTCTGTTTCATTTCCTCGAAACGCTTTGAAAATTCTTCATATTCATTCCGAAGTGTCTTCGCCGCATTGCCACTCACTTTAGTTTGCGTGATTGTCTCTTCCGCAACCTTTTTCAAATCAATTCTGGTATATTTGCCATCAATTTCGTTCGCCATGCCCAAGTACATTTCTTTCAAACGCAGTTGTTCGATGAACTGCCAGTCACTCTCACTATAAAGCTCATGATCTTCA
This window encodes:
- a CDS encoding RNA polymerase sigma factor; translated protein: MESVKVLLKKAKKGDGEAFVALVQQYEDVLYRMASRMLTNDEDVADAMQEEILSAYERLHTLKNDAYFNTWICKILINQCNSVLNKHNHFSTIDVDVLPEQLHDDFQKLELEDALNSLNKDYKIAFILYYIVGLNSKEIGAFLKEPEGNIKSRLSRGKTLLRNNYYKSEGVFINEN